A window from Streptomyces sp. NBC_00335 encodes these proteins:
- the pyk gene encoding pyruvate kinase translates to MRRAKIVCTLGPATDSYDQIKALVEAGMDIARFNLSHGTYAEHEDRYQRVRKAADETGRSVGILADLQGPKIRLGRFREGPVLLERGDEFTITVEDHEGDRHTCGTTYKGLAGDVSTGERILVDDGRVTLEVTAVDGPRVHTRVIEGGMVSDNKGLNLPGVAVSVPALSEKDIEDLRWALRIGADIIALSFVRSGSDIEDVHRIMDEEGRRLPVIAKVEKPQAVENIDDIVAAFDGIMVARGDLGVEMPLEQVPIVQKRAVKLAKRNAKPVIVATQMLDSMIDNSRPTRAEASDVANAVIDGTDAVMLSGETSVGKYAIETVRTMARIVEAAEEDILAKGLPPLTERNKPRTQGGAVARAAAEMGDFLGAKFLVAFTQSGDTVRRLSRYRSPIPLLAFTPDPATRSQLNLTWGVETFLGPHVDSTDAMVAQVEEELLRIGRCVPGDVVVITAGSPPGVSGSTNLVRIHHIGDAVR, encoded by the coding sequence ATGCGCCGAGCGAAAATCGTATGTACCCTGGGCCCCGCCACCGACTCATACGACCAGATCAAAGCCCTGGTCGAAGCCGGAATGGACATCGCCCGCTTCAACCTCAGCCACGGCACCTACGCCGAACACGAGGACCGCTACCAGCGAGTCCGCAAGGCCGCCGACGAAACCGGCCGCAGCGTCGGCATCCTCGCCGACCTTCAAGGTCCGAAGATCCGCCTGGGCCGCTTCCGCGAAGGCCCCGTACTCCTTGAACGCGGCGACGAATTCACCATCACCGTCGAAGACCACGAAGGCGACCGCCACACCTGCGGTACCACCTACAAGGGCCTCGCCGGAGACGTCTCCACGGGCGAACGCATCCTCGTAGACGACGGCCGCGTCACCCTCGAAGTCACCGCCGTCGACGGACCCCGCGTCCACACCCGCGTCATCGAAGGCGGCATGGTCTCCGACAACAAGGGACTCAACCTCCCCGGCGTCGCAGTCTCCGTACCCGCCCTCTCCGAAAAAGACATCGAAGACCTCCGCTGGGCCCTGCGCATCGGCGCCGACATCATCGCCCTCTCCTTCGTCCGCAGCGGAAGCGACATCGAAGACGTCCACCGCATCATGGACGAAGAAGGCCGACGCCTCCCCGTCATCGCCAAGGTCGAAAAGCCCCAGGCAGTCGAAAACATCGACGACATCGTCGCCGCCTTCGACGGCATCATGGTCGCCCGCGGAGACCTCGGCGTCGAAATGCCCCTGGAACAAGTCCCCATCGTCCAGAAGCGCGCCGTCAAACTCGCCAAGCGCAACGCCAAGCCGGTCATCGTCGCCACCCAAATGCTCGACTCGATGATCGACAACTCCCGGCCCACCCGCGCCGAAGCCTCCGACGTCGCCAACGCCGTCATCGACGGCACCGACGCCGTCATGCTCTCCGGCGAAACCAGCGTCGGCAAATACGCCATCGAAACCGTCCGCACCATGGCCCGCATCGTCGAAGCCGCCGAAGAAGACATCCTCGCCAAGGGCCTCCCCCCGCTCACCGAGCGCAACAAGCCCCGCACCCAAGGCGGAGCAGTCGCCCGCGCCGCCGCCGAAATGGGCGACTTCCTCGGCGCGAAGTTCCTCGTCGCCTTCACCCAGAGCGGAGACACCGTCCGCCGGCTCTCCCGCTACCGCTCACCCATCCCCCTCCTCGCCTTCACCCCCGACCCCGCCACCCGCTCCCAGCTCAACCTCACCTGGGGCGTCGAAACCTTCCTCGGCCCCCACGTCGACTCCACCGACGCCATGGTCGCCCAGGTCGAAGAAGAACTCCTGCGCATCGGCCGCTGCGTACCCGGCGACGTCGTCGTCATCACCGCCGGCTCACCCCCCGGCGTCAGCGGATCCACCAACCTCGTCCGCATCCACCACATCGGCGACGCAGTCCGCTGA
- a CDS encoding RBBP9/YdeN family alpha/beta hydrolase, whose product MGKIVIAHGYGMGAGEHWYAATGEEFAAEGHEVRIPNFPEPFAPEPGVWLKELEAAVGGAPAGETVLVGHSLGGVNVLRLLQEHDTEAEGAFAGVVFVASMSGEVGYDALAPFFSPEFDWQRIRKAAREFRVLHAADDPVTGEATGEHVLRFVRELGAEARVTASGGHFPSTGESRLVLPDAVRLIREVL is encoded by the coding sequence ATGGGCAAGATCGTGATCGCGCACGGGTACGGGATGGGTGCCGGGGAGCATTGGTATGCGGCGACGGGTGAGGAGTTCGCTGCCGAGGGACACGAGGTGCGGATCCCGAATTTCCCCGAGCCGTTCGCTCCGGAGCCAGGTGTGTGGCTGAAGGAGCTGGAGGCGGCGGTGGGGGGTGCGCCGGCTGGTGAGACGGTGCTGGTGGGTCACAGTCTGGGTGGGGTGAATGTGCTGCGGCTGCTGCAGGAGCACGACACCGAGGCCGAGGGGGCGTTCGCGGGGGTGGTGTTCGTGGCGTCGATGTCCGGGGAGGTGGGGTATGACGCGTTGGCGCCGTTCTTCTCGCCGGAGTTCGACTGGCAGCGGATCCGGAAGGCTGCGCGGGAGTTCCGTGTGCTGCATGCGGCCGATGACCCGGTGACCGGGGAGGCGACGGGTGAGCACGTGTTGCGGTTCGTGAGGGAGCTGGGGGCCGAGGCGCGGGTGACCGCGTCGGGCGGGCACTTCCCGAGTACGGGTGAGAGCCGTTTGGTGTTGCCCGACGCGGTGCGTCTTATACGTGAGGTGCTGTAG
- a CDS encoding TetR/AcrR family transcriptional regulator, translated as MSITPSSNSSSNPPRTGGRLRNEDAHHSVLEATAALLVENGYGALTIEGVAKRANVAKSTVYRWWKSKPALVMDAYAHETAARVPEPDTGTLTGDLTAFVTDLYRIGRDPVRAKALTGLMAEAQLDPAFTEPFRAWVATRREVVATLLTRAITREELPTTTDLDHAVDLVFGPFWYRLLIAHAPLDPADAEAHVVTVLHGLTGRG; from the coding sequence GTGTCAATCACTCCTTCGAGCAACTCTTCGAGCAACCCGCCCCGCACCGGCGGCCGCCTCCGCAACGAAGACGCCCACCACTCCGTCCTCGAAGCCACCGCCGCACTCCTCGTCGAAAACGGCTACGGCGCCCTCACCATCGAAGGCGTCGCCAAGCGCGCCAACGTCGCCAAGAGCACCGTCTACCGCTGGTGGAAGTCCAAGCCCGCCCTCGTCATGGACGCCTACGCCCACGAAACCGCCGCCCGCGTCCCCGAACCCGACACCGGCACCCTCACCGGCGACCTCACCGCCTTCGTCACCGACCTCTACCGCATCGGCCGCGACCCTGTGCGCGCGAAAGCCCTCACCGGGCTGATGGCCGAAGCCCAGCTCGACCCCGCCTTCACCGAACCCTTCCGCGCCTGGGTCGCCACCCGCCGCGAGGTCGTCGCCACCCTGCTGACGAGGGCGATCACCCGCGAGGAACTCCCCACCACCACGGACCTCGACCACGCGGTCGACCTGGTCTTCGGCCCCTTCTGGTACCGCCTCCTCATCGCCCACGCCCCCCTCGACCCCGCCGACGCGGAAGCTCACGTGGTGACGGTCCTGCACGGCCTCACGGGCCGCGGCTGA
- a CDS encoding MarR family winged helix-turn-helix transcriptional regulator codes for MTIKEYTQDQLAAQPIGYWAREAANLVIGGLRAALAEENLTQPHWWTLNHVTAAPAHWKRAALTEKLTPYDDQDTDFDAVYDDLAARGWLTETDGTLTLTEAGEAGRARAHDRNAKVHARLRQGVDDAAYAATIDVLRRMVANLGGSGDLPG; via the coding sequence ATGACCATCAAGGAGTACACACAGGACCAGCTCGCGGCCCAGCCCATCGGCTACTGGGCCCGCGAGGCCGCCAACCTCGTGATAGGCGGCCTCAGGGCCGCGCTGGCCGAGGAGAACCTCACCCAGCCCCACTGGTGGACCCTCAACCACGTGACGGCCGCCCCGGCCCACTGGAAGCGCGCTGCCCTCACCGAGAAGCTCACCCCGTACGACGACCAGGACACCGACTTCGACGCGGTCTACGACGACCTGGCGGCCCGGGGCTGGCTCACGGAGACGGACGGCACGCTGACCCTGACCGAAGCGGGCGAAGCCGGCCGGGCCCGCGCGCACGACCGCAACGCGAAGGTGCACGCGCGGCTGCGGCAGGGCGTCGACGACGCGGCGTACGCGGCGACCATCGACGTTCTGCGGCGCATGGTGGCCAACCTGGGCGGCAGCGGCGACCTGCCGGGCTAG
- a CDS encoding helix-turn-helix domain-containing protein: MRRGVTNRVVAEHLGIPRGTIGWWRSEDRRHRGEAYVRPTDCPRCTGREVDQPAYAYLLGLYLGDGHIISKHKQHHLSVYCDASWPGLIDAAEAAMLLVMSLPKVGRVQRQGCVEVESYTHHWTCMFPQHGPGKKHDRRIALADWQQAIVDAHPWEFVLGLIHSDGCRVTNWTVRNGKRYEYPRYFFTNKSDDIRKLCTDTLAKVGVQWTILARGSDPFNVSIARKASVALMDAHIGPKY, encoded by the coding sequence ATGCGCCGGGGCGTGACCAATCGAGTGGTCGCCGAACACCTGGGCATACCGCGCGGCACCATCGGCTGGTGGCGCTCCGAGGACCGAAGACACCGAGGTGAGGCGTACGTCCGCCCAACGGACTGCCCGAGATGCACCGGCCGCGAAGTCGACCAGCCCGCGTACGCCTATCTCCTGGGGCTCTACCTCGGCGACGGCCACATCATCTCCAAGCACAAACAGCACCACCTGTCCGTCTACTGCGACGCCTCCTGGCCCGGCCTCATCGACGCAGCCGAAGCAGCGATGCTCCTCGTCATGTCCCTCCCCAAGGTGGGACGGGTCCAGCGGCAGGGTTGCGTAGAGGTCGAGTCCTACACCCACCACTGGACGTGCATGTTCCCGCAGCACGGACCGGGCAAGAAGCATGACCGCCGCATCGCCCTGGCGGACTGGCAGCAGGCCATCGTCGACGCCCACCCGTGGGAGTTCGTCCTGGGGCTGATCCACTCCGACGGGTGCCGGGTCACCAACTGGACCGTCCGCAACGGCAAGCGCTACGAGTACCCCCGGTACTTCTTCACCAACAAGTCCGACGACATCCGGAAGCTCTGTACGGACACCCTCGCCAAGGTCGGCGTCCAGTGGACGATCCTCGCCCGCGGCAGCGACCCCTTCAACGTGTCCATCGCGAGGAAGGCGTCCGTCGCACTCATGGACGCCCACATCGGGCCGAAGTACTAG
- a CDS encoding ANTAR domain-containing response regulator — translation MTAEHESTPTPDADQSHVPPLTTRVVIAEDEALIRLDLKEMLEEEGYAVVGEAGDGQTAVELAREHRPDLVILDVKMPVLDGISAAEKIAEESIAPVLMLTAFSQRDLVERARDAGAMAYLVKPFSKSDVVPAIEMAVSRFAELRALEKEVADLSLRLETRKLVDRAKSILQTQYGLSEPAAFRWIQKTSMDRRMSMQQVAEAVIEDAEEKKAAAGKGE, via the coding sequence GTGACCGCCGAGCACGAGTCGACGCCCACGCCCGACGCCGACCAGTCGCACGTTCCGCCGCTGACGACGCGCGTCGTCATCGCCGAGGACGAGGCGCTCATCCGTCTCGACCTCAAGGAGATGCTCGAAGAGGAGGGCTACGCCGTCGTCGGTGAAGCCGGAGACGGGCAGACCGCCGTCGAGCTGGCCCGGGAGCACCGTCCCGACCTGGTCATTCTTGATGTGAAGATGCCCGTCCTCGACGGGATCTCCGCCGCCGAGAAGATCGCGGAGGAGTCCATCGCCCCCGTGCTGATGCTCACCGCGTTCTCGCAGCGGGATCTCGTGGAGCGGGCGCGGGACGCCGGCGCCATGGCGTACCTCGTGAAGCCCTTCAGCAAGAGCGACGTGGTACCGGCCATCGAGATGGCCGTGTCGCGCTTCGCCGAGCTCCGTGCGCTGGAGAAGGAGGTCGCCGACCTCTCGCTCCGCCTGGAGACGCGCAAGCTCGTGGACCGCGCCAAGAGCATCCTGCAGACGCAGTACGGGCTCTCCGAGCCGGCCGCCTTCCGGTGGATCCAGAAGACCTCCATGGACCGCCGCATGTCCATGCAGCAGGTCGCCGAGGCCGTCATCGAGGACGCCGAGGAGAAGAAGGCCGCCGCCGGCAAGGGCGAGTAG
- a CDS encoding ABC transporter ATP-binding protein, with protein sequence MTALLKVEDLKVAYGKIEAVKGISFEVNEGEIVCLVGTNGAGKTTTLRTLSGLLKPTAGSITFDGKPLAGVPAHKIVSMKLAHSPEGRHIFPRLTITENLQLGAFLRTDKEGIEKDIQRAYDLFPILGERRKQAAGTLSGGEQQMLAMGRALMCQPKLLMLDEPSMGLSPLMMQKIMATIAELKATGTTILLVEQNAQAALSLADTAHVMEIGKIVLSGTGQELLHNEDVRKAYLGED encoded by the coding sequence GTGACCGCACTGCTCAAGGTCGAAGACCTCAAGGTCGCCTACGGCAAGATCGAAGCCGTCAAGGGCATCTCCTTCGAAGTCAACGAAGGCGAAATCGTCTGCCTCGTCGGCACCAACGGCGCCGGCAAGACGACCACCCTGCGCACCCTCTCCGGGCTCCTCAAGCCCACCGCGGGCAGCATCACCTTCGACGGCAAGCCCCTGGCCGGCGTCCCCGCCCACAAGATCGTCTCCATGAAGCTGGCGCACTCCCCCGAGGGACGCCACATCTTCCCCCGGCTGACGATCACCGAGAACCTCCAGCTCGGCGCCTTCCTCCGTACGGACAAAGAAGGCATCGAGAAGGACATCCAGCGCGCCTACGACCTCTTCCCCATCCTGGGAGAGCGCCGCAAGCAGGCCGCCGGCACCCTCTCGGGCGGCGAGCAGCAGATGCTCGCCATGGGCCGCGCCCTCATGTGCCAGCCCAAGCTGCTCATGCTGGACGAGCCCTCCATGGGCCTCTCCCCGCTGATGATGCAGAAGATCATGGCCACGATCGCCGAACTCAAGGCGACCGGCACCACGATCCTCCTGGTCGAGCAGAACGCCCAGGCAGCCCTCTCGCTGGCCGACACGGCCCACGTGATGGAGATCGGCAAGATCGTCCTGTCCGGCACCGGCCAGGAGCTCCTGCACAACGAGGACGTCCGCAAGGCGTACCTCGGCGAGGACTGA
- a CDS encoding ABC transporter ATP-binding protein has protein sequence MTTTDTTTKTTVLEASGVTMRFGGLTAVKGVDLKVNAGEIVGLIGPNGAGKTTFFNCLTGLYVPTEGTVSYKGTVLPPTPHKVTAAGVARTFQNIRLFHNMTVLENVLVGRHTRTKEGLWSALLRGPGFKKAEAASEARAMELLEFIGLQHKAGHLAKNLPYGEQRKLEIARALASDPGLILLDEPTAGMNPQETRAAEELIFAIRDMGIAVLVIEHDMRFIFNLCDRVACLVQGEKLIEGTASEVQGDERVIAAYLGEPFEGAPGAEEVAAVEAAEAAAPAAEETADSTTSTDTEGEAK, from the coding sequence ATGACCACCACGGACACCACCACGAAGACCACGGTCCTCGAAGCCAGCGGCGTGACCATGCGCTTCGGCGGCCTCACCGCCGTCAAGGGCGTCGACCTCAAGGTCAACGCCGGCGAGATCGTCGGCCTCATCGGCCCCAACGGCGCCGGCAAGACCACCTTCTTCAACTGCCTCACCGGGCTGTACGTCCCCACCGAGGGAACCGTCAGCTACAAGGGCACCGTCCTGCCGCCCACGCCCCACAAGGTCACCGCAGCAGGCGTCGCCCGCACCTTCCAGAACATCCGGCTCTTCCACAACATGACCGTGCTGGAGAACGTCCTCGTCGGACGCCACACCCGCACCAAGGAAGGCCTCTGGTCCGCCCTCCTGCGCGGCCCCGGCTTCAAAAAGGCCGAAGCCGCCAGCGAAGCGCGCGCCATGGAACTCCTCGAGTTCATCGGCCTGCAGCACAAGGCCGGACACCTCGCGAAGAACCTCCCCTACGGCGAACAGCGCAAGCTCGAAATCGCCCGCGCGCTGGCCAGCGACCCCGGCCTCATCCTCCTGGACGAGCCCACCGCCGGCATGAACCCGCAGGAAACCCGCGCCGCCGAAGAACTCATCTTCGCGATCCGCGACATGGGCATCGCCGTCCTCGTCATCGAGCACGACATGCGCTTCATCTTCAACCTCTGCGACCGCGTCGCCTGCCTCGTCCAGGGCGAAAAGCTCATCGAAGGCACCGCCTCCGAGGTCCAGGGCGACGAGCGCGTCATCGCCGCCTACCTCGGCGAACCCTTCGAAGGCGCCCCCGGCGCGGAGGAGGTTGCCGCGGTCGAGGCCGCCGAAGCCGCCGCCCCCGCCGCCGAAGAGACCGCGGACAGCACCACCAGCACGGACACGGAAGGAGAGGCCAAGTGA